Proteins found in one Populus alba chromosome 14, ASM523922v2, whole genome shotgun sequence genomic segment:
- the LOC118040099 gene encoding dihydrolipoyllysine-residue succinyltransferase component of 2-oxoglutarate dehydrogenase complex 1, mitochondrial: protein MIWGIIRRKLASSQSVSRIKHPAIRPRGYGQNELLSNGKGCRHAVGSFSYCTTLGSQCCRAYSNKPRREITAILRPEYFIPLRSRSFSSDTGDLVDAVVPFMGESITDGTLAKFLKNPGDRVEVDEAIAQIETDKVTIDVASPEAGTIQKLVAKEGETVEPGTKIAVISKSGEGVPQAAPPSQEKTTSQPPPPAEKESIGKGTTKTETSSVKGKEKTLFPPQPAARAPSSPPKPSEPQLPPKESERRVPMTRLRKRVSTRLKDSQNTFAMLTTFNEVDMTNLMKLRSDYKDAFVEKHGVKLGFMSGFVKAAVSALQYQPVVNAVIDGDDIIYRDYIDISIAVGTPKGLVVPVIRNSDQMNFAEIEKNINTLAKKATAGTISIDEMAGGTFTISNGGVYGSLLSMPIINPPQSAILGMHSIVTRPMVVGGNVVPRPMMYIALTYDHRLIDGREAVYFLRRIKDVVEDPRRLLLDV from the exons ATGATCTGGGGAATTATTCGGCGCAAACTCGCTTCG TCTCAGTCAGTCTCGCGAATTAAGCATCCGGCGATAAGGCCGAGAGGTTACGGCCAAAATGAG CTTCTGAGCAATGGTAAGGGGTGTAGGCATGCCGTCGGCAGCTTTAGTTATTGCACTACCTTAg ggAGCCAATGTTGTCGTGCATATTCGAATAAGCCGAGGAG GGAAATTACTGCAATACTTCGACCAGAATATTTTATTCCATTGAGGAGTAGATCATTTTCTTCAGATACTG GAGATCTAGTTGATGCAGTTGTCCCCTTCATGGGTGAATCTATTACTGATGGCACCTTGGCGAAATTCTTGAAAA ATCCTGGTGACAGGGTTGAAGTTGATGAGGCCATTGCTCAGATTGAAACTGACAAG GTCACAATTGATGTGGCTAGTCCTGAAGCCGGCACCATTCAAAAG CTTGTAGCCAAGGAAGGTGAAACTGTGGAACCGGGTACCAAAATTGCTGTTATTTCAAAATCAGGTGAAGGTGTACCACAAGCTGCCCCGCCCTCACAAGAAAAGACTACTTCTCAGCCCCCACCCCCAGCAGAAAAAGAGAGTATAGGAAAAGGAACGACCAAGACTGAAACTTCCTCagtcaaaggaaaggaaaaaacactGTTTCCACCACAACCAGCAGCCAGAGCTCCTTCATCACCTCCTAAACCTTCAGAACCGCAACTTCCACCAAAGGAAAGCGAAAGAAGA GTTCCCATGACAAGGTTGAGGAAACGGGTTTCAACACGGTTGAAAGATTCGCAAAATACATTTGCAATGCTGACCACATTCAACGAGGTTGATAT GACTAATTTGATGAAGCTTCGTTCAGATTATAAGGATGCATTTGTTGAAAAGCATGGAGTGAAGTTAGGATTTATGTCAGGATTTGTCAAG GCTGCTGTTAGTGCACTTCAGTATCAGCCAGTTGTCAATGCTGTAATTGATGGAGATGATATCATATACAGAGACTACATTGATATAAGCATTGCCGTTGGCACTCCAAAG GGCCTTGTTGTTCCAGTTATCCGCAATTCTGATCAAATGAACTTTGCTGAGATAGAGAAGAACATCAACACTCTAGCTAAGAAAGCAACTGCTGGTACCATATCGATTGACGAGATGGCTGGAGGTACTTTCACAATATCTAATGGCGGGGTTTATGGAAGCCTTTTGAGCATGCCAATTATCAACCCTCCTCAG TCTGCTATTTTGGGCATGCACTCTATAGTCACCCGGCCAATGGTTGTTGGGGGCAACGTAGTCCCAAGGCCAATGATGTACATTGCATTGACATATGATCATCGACTGATAGATGGAAGGGAGGCTGTTTATTTCTTACGCCGCATCAAAGATGTTGTGGAGGACCCTCGTAGGCTTCTTCTTGATGTATGA
- the LOC118040006 gene encoding uncharacterized protein encodes MIQPLYIAIFSEMGVILTLIFRNPLRKFVIMGLDRVKRGRGPVVVKTVAGTILVLLLSNVYTIGNIQNRKIEAGALNPTDEVLMAMLLLQASLLGFLLFLSLMIDRLHHYIRELRLLRKAMEVAKKQNRSFEDGKNGEGKGLGEEVETLRSKVKKLESKYEAKVKEAEAAEAKAEALRKQSEGSLLQYDHLLEDNQSLRNQLDSIDQASSPSDGKKNM; translated from the exons ATGATTCAGCCGTTGTACATCGCTATTTTTTCCGAGATGGGAGTGATTTTAACTCTGATATTCAGAAATCCGTTAAGAAAGTTTGTGATCATGGGTTTAGATCGAGTCAAGCGAGGGAGGGGACCCGTCGTCGTCAAGACTGTTGCTGGGACAATCTTAGTTCTTCTCTTGTCTAATGTTTACACTATTGGGAATATTCAGAACCGTAAGATAGAAGCCGGCGCTCTTAATCCAACTGATGAGGTTCTCATGGCCATGCTCTTGCTCCAGGCCTCTCTTTTGG GTTTCTTGCTATTCCTCTCATTGATGATAGACAGGTTACACCATTACATTAGAGAACTTCGTTTGCTCAGGAAGGCAATGGAGGTTGCTAAGAAACAAAACCGAAGTTTTGAAGATGGAAAAAATGGAGAGGGCAAAGGTCTGGGAGAAGAGGTTGAGACTTTGAGGAGTAAGGTCAAAAAGCTAGAATCTAAATATGAGGCTAAAGTAAAGGAGGCAGAGGCTGCGGAAGCCAAGGCTGAGGCTCTCAGAAAACAATCTGAAGGGTCACTTCTACAGTATGATCACTTGCTTGAGGATAATCAAAGCCTGCGGAACCAGTTGGATTCAATAGACCAAGCTTCGTCACCATCTGATGGCAAGAAGAATATGTAA
- the LOC118039823 gene encoding stress-response A/B barrel domain-containing protein UP3 isoform X2 — MINSFFYNDNKHTVTLARVATSSSSKLRTMPLEALTSTAPSFPSFRRQNPTTLSCHVSFDGLNTRRNRTTKVTAGSKVESSSFTLEKKRKVVEHVCLLKAKKFLSDEDEKDMLDYLYTSQYQMRGIVAVSLGRISNDNVENYTHAVFMRFQTKEDVTRFYENPFYLKVLKEHVMPYCHDLVNVDYESEVEDDMIPIFRKGEEFNYGVEFVHLFAFDDSALGAPVEDALASLEKLKKEFPSLIVQSTQGSNFNLSSKEYTHAVVTRFRSSEAFEIFVGSTEYRDVWRSKFELITQKTLPIHFSVDPVGKEVM, encoded by the exons atgataaatagttttttttataacgaCAACAAACACACAGTTACTCTGGCTAGAGTAGCcacttcttcatcttcaaaacTAAGAACAATGCCCCTTGAAGCCCTTACATCGACCGCCCCTTCCTTTCCCAGTTTTCGCCGCCAAAACCCCACCACTCTTTCCTGCCATGTTTCTTTTGACG GATTGAATACGAGGAGGAATCGGACAACGAAGGTCACGGCTGGTTCTAAAGTTGAGAGCTCGAGCTTCACTTTGGAGAAAAAGAG AAAAGTTGTGGAACACGTGtgtctgctcaaagcaaagaagtttTTGTCTGATGAGGATGAGAAAGATATGTTGGATTATCTGTATACTTCCCAATATCAAATGCGTGGAATTGTTGCAGTTTCTTTGG GACGAATCTCCAACGACAATGTGGAGAATTATACTCATGCTGTTTTCATGCGTTTCCAAACAAAGGAAGATGTTACAAGGTTCTATGAGAACCCTTTctatttgaaagttttgaaGGAGCATGTAATGCCTTATTGCCAT GATTTAGTTAATGTGGATTATGAATCGGAAGTTGAAGATGATATGATTCCTATATTTCGTAAAGGAGAG GAGTTCAACTATGGTGTGGAGTTCGTGCATCTATTTGCATTTGATGACAGCGCATTAGGTGCACCTGTGGAAGATGCATTGGCatctcttgaaaagttgaaaaaggagTTTCCGTCCTTAATTGTCCAATCTACTCAAG GTTCAAATTTTAATCTCAGCAGCAAAGAATATACACATGCTGTAGTGACAAGATTTCGATCAT CTGAGGCCTTTGAGATATTCGTGGGTAGCACTGAATACAGAGAT GTGTGGAGGTCGAAATTCGAGCTGATCACCCAGAAAACACTTCCCATTCATTTCTCTGTTGATCCAGTGGGCAAGGAGGTTATGTAG
- the LOC118039823 gene encoding stress-response A/B barrel domain-containing protein UP3 isoform X1 produces MINSFFYNDNKHTVTLARVATSSSSKLRTMPLEALTSTAPSFPSFRRQNPTTLSCHVSFDVSGLNTRRNRTTKVTAGSKVESSSFTLEKKRKVVEHVCLLKAKKFLSDEDEKDMLDYLYTSQYQMRGIVAVSLGRISNDNVENYTHAVFMRFQTKEDVTRFYENPFYLKVLKEHVMPYCHDLVNVDYESEVEDDMIPIFRKGEEFNYGVEFVHLFAFDDSALGAPVEDALASLEKLKKEFPSLIVQSTQGSNFNLSSKEYTHAVVTRFRSSEAFEIFVGSTEYRDVWRSKFELITQKTLPIHFSVDPVGKEVM; encoded by the exons atgataaatagttttttttataacgaCAACAAACACACAGTTACTCTGGCTAGAGTAGCcacttcttcatcttcaaaacTAAGAACAATGCCCCTTGAAGCCCTTACATCGACCGCCCCTTCCTTTCCCAGTTTTCGCCGCCAAAACCCCACCACTCTTTCCTGCCATGTTTCTTTTGACG TTTCAGGATTGAATACGAGGAGGAATCGGACAACGAAGGTCACGGCTGGTTCTAAAGTTGAGAGCTCGAGCTTCACTTTGGAGAAAAAGAG AAAAGTTGTGGAACACGTGtgtctgctcaaagcaaagaagtttTTGTCTGATGAGGATGAGAAAGATATGTTGGATTATCTGTATACTTCCCAATATCAAATGCGTGGAATTGTTGCAGTTTCTTTGG GACGAATCTCCAACGACAATGTGGAGAATTATACTCATGCTGTTTTCATGCGTTTCCAAACAAAGGAAGATGTTACAAGGTTCTATGAGAACCCTTTctatttgaaagttttgaaGGAGCATGTAATGCCTTATTGCCAT GATTTAGTTAATGTGGATTATGAATCGGAAGTTGAAGATGATATGATTCCTATATTTCGTAAAGGAGAG GAGTTCAACTATGGTGTGGAGTTCGTGCATCTATTTGCATTTGATGACAGCGCATTAGGTGCACCTGTGGAAGATGCATTGGCatctcttgaaaagttgaaaaaggagTTTCCGTCCTTAATTGTCCAATCTACTCAAG GTTCAAATTTTAATCTCAGCAGCAAAGAATATACACATGCTGTAGTGACAAGATTTCGATCAT CTGAGGCCTTTGAGATATTCGTGGGTAGCACTGAATACAGAGAT GTGTGGAGGTCGAAATTCGAGCTGATCACCCAGAAAACACTTCCCATTCATTTCTCTGTTGATCCAGTGGGCAAGGAGGTTATGTAG
- the LOC118039823 gene encoding stress-response A/B barrel domain-containing protein UP3 isoform X3: MINSFFYNDNKHTVTLARVATSSSSKLRTMPLEALTSTAPSFPSFRRQNPTTLSCHVSFDVSGLNTRRNRTTKVTAGSKVESSSFTLEKKRKVVEHVCLLKAKKFLSDEDEKDMLDYLYTSQYQMRGIVAVSLGRISNDNVENYTHAVFMRFQTKEDVTRFYENPFYLKVLKEHVMPYCHDLVNVDYESEVEDDMIPIFRKGEEFNYGVEFVHLFAFDDSALGAPVEDALASLEKLKKEFPSLIVQSTQGSNFNLSSKEYTHAVVTRFRSCVEVEIRADHPENTSHSFLC; this comes from the exons atgataaatagttttttttataacgaCAACAAACACACAGTTACTCTGGCTAGAGTAGCcacttcttcatcttcaaaacTAAGAACAATGCCCCTTGAAGCCCTTACATCGACCGCCCCTTCCTTTCCCAGTTTTCGCCGCCAAAACCCCACCACTCTTTCCTGCCATGTTTCTTTTGACG TTTCAGGATTGAATACGAGGAGGAATCGGACAACGAAGGTCACGGCTGGTTCTAAAGTTGAGAGCTCGAGCTTCACTTTGGAGAAAAAGAG AAAAGTTGTGGAACACGTGtgtctgctcaaagcaaagaagtttTTGTCTGATGAGGATGAGAAAGATATGTTGGATTATCTGTATACTTCCCAATATCAAATGCGTGGAATTGTTGCAGTTTCTTTGG GACGAATCTCCAACGACAATGTGGAGAATTATACTCATGCTGTTTTCATGCGTTTCCAAACAAAGGAAGATGTTACAAGGTTCTATGAGAACCCTTTctatttgaaagttttgaaGGAGCATGTAATGCCTTATTGCCAT GATTTAGTTAATGTGGATTATGAATCGGAAGTTGAAGATGATATGATTCCTATATTTCGTAAAGGAGAG GAGTTCAACTATGGTGTGGAGTTCGTGCATCTATTTGCATTTGATGACAGCGCATTAGGTGCACCTGTGGAAGATGCATTGGCatctcttgaaaagttgaaaaaggagTTTCCGTCCTTAATTGTCCAATCTACTCAAG GTTCAAATTTTAATCTCAGCAGCAAAGAATATACACATGCTGTAGTGACAAGATTTCGATCAT GTGTGGAGGTCGAAATTCGAGCTGATCACCCAGAAAACACTTCCCATTCATTTCTCTGTTGA